The window GTTCGGCTGGACCGAGGAGCGCGTCAACGAGGAGCTCGAACGCGTGATCGTCGACGCCTTCGACCGGCTGGTCGAGAGCCACGAGGCGAACGACGTCAAGAACCTCCGAACGGCGGCCTACGTGGTCGCGATCTCACGAATCGTGAACGCGTACGATCAGGCCGGAAACTGGCCCTGACTGGCCGTACGACGGGTCCTCACTCCAGCCGCGCGTTCCGGACCTCGACGTGACCGCGGTCGCCCTCCCACACCGGGTCGCACTCGAACTCGATCCGGCAGTCCATGTGCGGGCCGTCGACGACGTACGTCTCGAACTCGCCGCCCTCGCCCAGCGGGTGGACGCCGTACTCCTCGCGCAGATCGAGCAGCTCCGCCAGCGCGTCGGCGTCGTAGCGCCGTCCGAGCCACGACTCGTCGAGCCCGTAGGCGGCGACCTGCACGATTCGGATCTCGAAGCCGGCGTCGAACATCGCCTCCGCGAGCGCGACCGGGTCCTCGCCCCACAGCGGCGCGAACAGGTCGATCCCGAGCCGGTCGCACATCCCTCGGATCCGGCTGGTCTGGTACTCGCTCTCCACCGCGCCCGCGGTGACGCCCGCGAGGTCGACGCCATCCGCGGCGGCGATCTCCCGGAGCGCGGCCTCCATCGGC is drawn from Halorubrum sp. CBA1229 and contains these coding sequences:
- a CDS encoding diphthine--ammonia ligase — translated: MTDDWVSLFSGGKDSSWALYRALEEGLDVSRLLTVHPAGDSYMYHTPATELAGLAAESVGIDLVEVSPDDFGADDVDDAGAQGDAELEPMEAALREIAAADGVDLAGVTAGAVESEYQTSRIRGMCDRLGIDLFAPLWGEDPVALAEAMFDAGFEIRIVQVAAYGLDESWLGRRYDADALAELLDLREEYGVHPLGEGGEFETYVVDGPHMDCRIEFECDPVWEGDRGHVEVRNARLE